The Gloeobacter morelensis MG652769 genome contains the following window.
AATCCGACGGCGGCCTGCACACCAAGCTGCGCTTTTTGCACCAACCGAGCGGCGACCCGTTCACCCTGAGCGGCGTGTTCACCCTCGGACGCACCTCCAGCCGCGCCTGCAACTTCGTCGACGGTACCCGCGACGGGTTGCAGCGGGCCCTGGACGGCCTGCCGACCGCCTGTCCGGGGGTGCCGGGCGTTACCCCGGCGGGGGACCGCGGCCCGATCCCGCCCAATTTGATCGGTCTGGTCACCGAGAATATCGGCGAACTGTTCGTCTTTACTTTGTCGTTTCCGGCCCAATTCACCCTCAAAGAGGGCCACAGCTTCTGGATCAATCCCAAACTCGCCTACATCCAAAGAAGCGACGAGCGCTCCCCCTTGATTGGTGCGAGTCTCGGCGGTTCGGTCAGGCTGTGGCCGGGCTTCGACCTGCTCGCGCAGGTGACGCCGATGGTGCGGGGGGAGAACGCCTTCGTGGGCAATAGCCTCGCCCAACTGTTGCCCTGGCAGGCCGGGGTGCGCTTTTTGCCGGGCCTTGCGGCGTTGTCGATAGATTTGTTCGCCACCAACGCTCTGGGCCTTTCCCCCTACCAGAGCCTGAGGGTACGCGCCGACAACCAGATCTCGGTGGCCCTCGGCTTTCAATTGCCGTTCTGATTCTCGGTACAATCTTGAAGCGGCAATTTTGCCTATCAAACCCGTTTGATACTTTGTTAAACTTCCTACGTACTGGGGATCGCGATGGTGTGTGGAGTCCGCCGCTGGAAAGGAATAGTGCTCGCCCTTGTGCTGTGGTTGGCGTCGGCACCGCTCATCCTGGCCGCCCAGGCCTATCCGATCGTGGTCGTCCAGCCCCCTGAGGCAGGAGCCTGGGATACGCTGCGCGGGCGCATCGAGCGGTTGAATCTGCGCTATCGTCCCCTGGCCCTCGCCGATTTGAGCCTGGAGCGGCTCGCCGAGGCCAAGGTGCTGTTTTTGCCGAATCTGACCAATCTCACCCTCGACCAGGCAAACGCCATCCAGCAGTGGGTGGACCGGGGCGGCAAGCTCATCGTCAGCGGACCGCTCGGCACCGAATCGCCCCCCGAGGTGCGCGAAGCGCTCACCAACCTGGTGGGTGCCTACTGGATCGAACCGCTCAATATCGTCTCGCGCGCCGAGGTGCAGCTGGTTCAGCCCTGGACGAAGCTCGGCAACTCGACCAGCGCCGTGCGCGGCGGCAGCCTGGTGCGCCCCGTAGGCAGCACCGCCAACATCGCGGCTACCTGGATCGGCGGCCTGGGCAATCCGGCGGTGCTCGTCAACGAGGATGTGACCTATCTGGGCTGGCAGTGGGGGACAACTTCACCGACTTTTGACCGCGACTGGCTGGCGGCGGCGATCGAGCGCTTCTTGCCTGGGGCAGTGGGTAATCAATTTAAAGTGGCGCCGGTCGAAGCGACCGCCATGTTCAAAGAACTCGAAGGCGTCCTGGGGAGGGTCGAAAGCGCACTGCTCACCAGCGACGCGCGCTCGACGGCCCCTGAGCAGTTCCCGCCTGCCTACCGCGACGCTATCGCCCGCGCCCAGCGCACGCTCAAAGAATTGCCCGCCATGCTCAAAGACGGCCTCGACACCCAGGCGCGCGCCGCCTGGGAGGATGCCATCGAAGATCTATGGGCGCACTATCCGACCTCGCAACTGGCGGCCCTGCCGGAGGTGCGCGCCATCTGGCTCGACCGGGGCACGATCGTCAAAGCCGGTTCTGAAGAGGGACTGACCCGCATCTTCGACCGCCTGGCCCAGTCGGGGATCAACACGGTCTTCTTTGAAACCGTCAACGCGGGCTACACGATTTACCCGAGTGCCGTCGCTCCTGCCCAAAATCCGCTCATTCGAGGCTGGGATCCGCTCGCGGCGGCGGTGCGCCTGGCCCACGAGCGCAAGATGGAACTGCACGCCTGGACGTGGACGTTCGCAGCGGGCAACACGCGCCACAACGCGCTTATCGGCAAATCCCAGGACTTTCCTGGACCGGTCCTCGCCGCTCACCCCGGTTGGGCGCAAAGTGGCCGCAAGGGCAATCTGCGCCCGGCGGGCCAACCCGAGTACTGGATGGACCCGGCCAATCCGGAAGTGCGCGCCTACTTGCAGAGTCTCTACGAGGAGATCCTCACCAACTACGATGTCGACGGGTTGCAGTTCGATTACATCCGCTATCCGCTCCAAAAGAACGCCGGTCAGTACTTCGGCTACTCCCCGGCGGCGCGCCGGAGCTTTGCCCAATTGACCGGCGTCGACCCGATCGACATCGCTCCTGAAGAAAGCTCGCTCTGGGCGCTGTGGAACCGCTTCAAAGCCGAGCAAGTGAGCAGCTTCGTCGCCGAATCCGCCGAGAAGCTGCGTCGCATCAAGCCGCGGCTCATCGTTTCGGCGGCGGTTTTTCCCAACCCTCCCGGCGAGCGGCTGCGCCTGTTGCAGCAGGACTGGGAAGCATGGGCGATCCAGGGCAACATCGACCTGCTGGTGCCGATGACCTACGCCCTCAATACCCGCCGCCTGCAGCAGCTGGTGGAGCCCACCCTCCCCGGCGTCAAAGAAGCGCCGGTGCTCATTTTGCCCAGCCTCAACCTGATGTCGCTGCCGCAGGTGCAACTGCGCGATCAACTCCAGGCGGTGCGCGATTTGCCCTCCGGGGGCTACTCGCTTTTTGCCGCTGCCCATTTGGCGGACAACCACCAGCAGATGCTTGCCCAGGCTTCCTCCGCCTCCAATCTTCTGCCCTATCGCGACCCGCTTTCGACCGCCCTGGAGCGCTTCACAGCCCTCAAGCGCGAGTGGGATTTTTTGCTCGATCGCAAGCAAATCTGGGTGGCCGAGTACAGCCTCAGCGAATGGCGCGCCCAGAGCAAACGCACCCAGGCCGCGCTTGAAACCCTCAGCAAGCAGCCGTCGGCCGGATGGATGCGCACCGCCCGTGAGCAGGTCCTGGCGATTCGCCAGGGTCTGGGCACCTGGCTGGGCCAAGAAAAAATCCTCAGGCCCTACCGGTTGCAGACCTGGGAGAACCGCCTCGATTCGCTCGATACGCTTTTGCGCTATGCCCAGGGCCGTCTCGAGCGCCAGGTGCGCGCCGCCAGAACCGGCCGATAGGCTGGAAAGCGCTCCAATCGCATGAGCCGCTGTGCCCGCCGCACGTCTATCGAACTGGCTTGCCTTTGTCGCCGCCGCAGCTCTCTGGCTCGCTTTACAGGCGCACCGCCAGAACCTGGGCATTGCCTGGGAGGATAGCTATCACCACTGGCTGATCGCCGCCCATCTGGCGCGGACTGGTATTCTCACCGACCCGCTCACCAGCACCAGCAACGGCTGGCTACCCGTCTATCACTGGCTGGCGGGGGGGTGGCTCGCGATCTTCGGTTGGCACAACTTGACTGCCCTGCAGACCCTGAGCGCTTTGTTTTCAATTGCCGCAGCCGGGGTACTGGCCTGGCGGTGGGGTGTCGGTGCCGCCTGTTTGTTTTTGTTCAACCCGATCACCGTGCTGGGCGGCAGCCTGAGCGTTGCCGAACCACTCGCCGTGTTGCTCGTTGTACTGGGAGCGGTGGCCTGGCAGAAGGATGGCACCGTCATCGGCGCAGGGTGCTGGAGCCTTGTGGCCCTCACCGACAGGGGTTGCTGGCCGCTGGTACTTTTGGCTGTCGGCTGGCAAATTTTCCAGCGCCGCCCGGCCCGGCTCTCAGGGTGGGGGTGGCTCCTGCTGCCCGTCGCGGCCCTCGGCTTGGGATTGTTCCTCACCCAGGCGGAGGTTGGCCGCACCGCCGCGTGGGCCGCTGTCGATCAAGCCGCTTTGCCAAGCGCAGGCGACCGATGGCGCGAACTGGTCGCCTATTCGTGGAGACCCCTGGCGCTGCCTCTGCTTCTGGCGCTCGCCGGTACCCTTGCTGCCCGCCGCGAGGCACTCGGGCTGGGCCTGATTGCCTTCGGCTACCTCGCTACGCTCGTCGCCCTGGTGACCGGGGGAGCGCTCACCGGCAGCAGCCGCTACTATCTGGTGCTGGTGGCTTTGCTCGCGGCCCTCGCTTCGACCCGGCCTTTGCTGCGCCTGCTTCAACTGCCTGCCGTGGCGGTGCTGCTGCTTTTTAGTTTTCAGTACCTGCAACTTTGGCCGCGCTGGGTGATCCTCAACCAACCGTCGGAACTAGCCGGGCGCTGGCTTGCCAGTCACTCGTCCTCTGGAATCCTGGTCACCGACAGCCCCGTGATCGCCTACTTTAGCCGCTTGCCTCCCGAGCGGATCGCAGGCGGTAAAGTGCCTCTGCCCGCCGAAACGCGCTACATTGCAGCAATCGTTGATGGGCGCTACCGGCAAATCTATCCGCTGCTGCGAAGCTATCCCGAACTGGCCGTGGGCGCGCTCCCCGCAGGCTGGCGTCTTATCTACCAGGCGCGCCACTGGAGCGAGCGCTACGGCGGCAAACCTGTGCGCGTGTTCACCGTCGACGCGGCTCCCCACCAAGCCGCATCTGGGGGGTTGGGATCAACGTAACGGAAACCTACACTATAGGTCATCTGTCCATGTAGGAGCAGTGGTTGAGTTCAAAGTCATCCGAAGATTCAAGCAAGGAATGGGCTCGTTGTCTGTTAACTTGAGAAGCGACGCGGAGAGCCGGGATGCAAATCTAGAATGCTCATGCAAGAACTTTCGGAAGCCGAATATTTTCTCAAGAAATTTCACAGCCTGCACCCCGGTGCGACTTCATCATCTTTTGCCCATGGCCAGACTTTGTCTGGAATCTCTTCCTATGAGCGTCTACTTCAAGTCATTCCAGAAAGTGAGCAGCCGATCACGGTGTTAGACCTTGCCTGTGGAGACGGTTTTTTGCTCCAGAAATTGGTCGAGCGTCAACAGGTGCGTCTGCGCCTTGTAGGCGTCGATTTGAGCCCGGAGGAATTGGACGCTGCCCAAGCACGCCTGGGCTCCGCTGCTGCGGTTCTGTACTGCGCCCGAGCGCAGGCGCTTCCTCTGTCGGATGCGTCGGTGGACTTTGTGCTTTGCCACTTGGCCTTGATGCTGATGGACGGCATCTGTGAAGTCGTTGCCTCAGTGCACCGTGTTCTGAAGCCCGGAGGGGTGTTCTCTGCCGTCATCGTGGGTGAGTTTCAACGAGGCGACGCCTACGAGGCGTTCGTGCAACTGCTGAAAAATTACCTCTCAGAGGTGAATGCCCGCGGACCGCGCCTTGGAGATCCGCTGACTTTCTCCGAGCAGGGACTGCGGAGCTTGTTCTCGGCAGGCACGGGATTCGTCGAGCCGATTTGGATAGAGGACTTTGTGATCCGGCTGGATGCCCCCAGAAACAAAGTCTGGGAAATGCTCTCGCTGATGTACGACGTTGTGCTGCTTTCAGACGCAGCAAAGGCGCGACTAGAAGCTGAATTCATCTCCGCTATGGGGATGCTGGAAAGAGCCGACGGCTCAGTGCCCTGCTCGATGGGCCTGCGTCAGATTACCTGCACTAGGCTCTAAACCTTCGATGGCGAATTTTCTAAGGACAGAAGAATTGGCCAACTGCTACTCTTCCTGAGCAGGAAGCGAGCGAGCGATTACCGGAAGATCCGGTTGGATATCAGCCTGGATAGCTTGACGTCGATCTTGTTGAAATGTGCGATCCAAGTGAATAAATAGCCACTGCTCGAGGTCGTCGATGTAGGTGAAGACCACTGGGACTACCACCAAGGTCAGCAGTGTCGAGGTGATCAGCCCACCCACGACTGCAATCGCCATGGGTGAGCGCGTTTCGGCCCCGGCCCCGAGCGAGAGGGCGATGGGCAGCATGCCTGCGATCATCGCGACGGTGGTCATCAGGATCGGGCGCATTCGGGTTTCGCCCGCGCTCATAATCGCCTCCAATCTCGGTCGGCCTCCCTTCATCGCCATCAGGCAGTATTCGACCAGAAGGATCGCATTTTTGGTTACCAATCCCATCAGCATCACAATGCCAATCAGGGCGTACATCCCCATCGACTTGCCCAACAGCAGCAGTCCTGCCAGGGCACCGCCCAAGGCCAAAGGTAGCGAGATCATGATGGTGAGCGGTTGCAAAAAGCCGCCAAACAACAAAACCAACACCGCGTAAACCAGCAGCACCGCCACGGCAATAGCGCCGCCAAAACCGTTGAAGACGTCTTTTTGTACCTCGGCATCGCCCGTCGCTTTCTCCCGGACACCGGCGGGTAAGTTGCGCAGGGCGGGCAACTGGTGCACTCGCGCCAAGGCCGGTCCAAGTTCGCTGCCCGGTGCCAGGTTGGCTTCAACGGTGACCTTGCGGGAGCGGTCGTAGCGCTCGATCTGGGAGATTCCCGTGTTCAGGCGAATGTCGGCGACGGCTTTCAGGGGCACCAGCTGTCCGCTACCGTTGGTGAGCTGCAGATTTTCGATCGCCTGGAGATCTTGGCGAAAGCGCGGATCGAGCAGAACGCGGATGTTGATTTGCCGACCGGGTAGATTGAACTTTGCCAGGGAGGTGGGGTTGTCCCCAAGGGTGGCCACCAAAGCGGTGCGGGCAATCGCCTCTACCGACACCCCCTGATCGGCGGCTCGGGCAAGGTTGGGAACGACGCGCAGTTCGGGCCGGGCGAGTTCGGATGCGAGATTGACGTCGGTCAGTCCTGGCACCGAGCGCATCTGATCCACCAGCAGCGAGCCGGAACGCTCGAGGGCAATCGAATCGTCGGATTGAAGGACAATTTGCAGTTCCTTGCCGCCGGTGAAACTGCTGCCCGCGAAAGACAAACGCACCCCCGGCACCTGCTCAAGCTTTTTTCTCAATTCGGCTTCGACCTGTTTTTCGTTCAACCGCCTCTGCTCTTTGGGTTTGAGGTAGATGAAGAACAGGTTCTGGTTTTTCTTGTCGCCAAAAGTGCCCACCCCACTAAAAACCCGATCGACTGCCGGATGGGCCTCCATCAGCGCGCTCATCTGCAGAGCGCTCTGACGGGTTTGCTCGATAGGCGTGCCCGGCGGCATCAGGACATACAGATTGATCTCGCCGTCATCGGCGGCATTCACCAGCGAAGTCGGTACCTGAGGCCACAGCCAGAGGCTCATGGCAAATACCCCGGCAGCCAGCACCACCGTCAAGTTCCGATGCTGCAGAGCCCTGATCAGCAGATAGTCGTAAGCGCGCACCAGCCAGCTTTTTTGCTCTGTGTGCGGCAACGGCTGCATCCAGTAAGCGGCCATCAAGGGTGTGAGCATCCGTGCCACCAGCAGTGAAAAGAGCACCGCAGCCGCCACCGACCAGCCGAACTGCCGGAAGTACTGGCCCTGGATGCCTTCCATGAAGGCCACCGGCAAAAACACCGCCACGATCGTCAGTGTGGTGGCGACGACCGCCAGACCGATCTCGTCGGCCGCATCCAGGGCTGCCTGGAAGGGGGATTTGCCCATCGCCGTGTGGCGGATGATGTTTTCAATCTCGACGATGGCGTCGTCCACCAGAATACCGACCACCAGCGCCAGCGCCAGAAGCGTCATGTTGTTGAGCGTGAAGCCCGCCAGCTTCATCGCCGCGAACGTCGGGATCGCCGAGAGTGGTATAGCAAGACCCGCGATAAAAGTCGCCCGCCCATCGCGCAAGAAAAGCCAGATGACCACCACCGCCAGCGACGCTCCCAAGAGCAACGCCTCGACCGACGCGCTGTAGGATTCGCGCACAAAAGTGGCGTTAGTCCAGCTTTTGCGGATCTCGACGCCGGCGGGCAGGCTACGCGCCAGCTCGCGCATCTTCGCGTCGATGGCTTCCTCGACCGCCACCAAATTACTGCCGCTGGAGCGGATGGCTCCAAGGTAGACGACCGGCACCCGGTTCAAAAAAGCAAGGTTATCAGGATCGCTCTCGCCGTCGGTAATGCGGCCCAAGGTATCGAGGCGGGCATGACGTCCATCCCCCAGTGCGATCTGGGTAGTGCGCAGTTGCTCGACAGTACTGGCCGAGCCGAGGGTGCGGATCGCCTGCTCGGTGGTACCCACTTCCCCCCGGCCACCGGGCAGGTTGGTGTTCAGTGAGCGGATCTGCGCATCGACATCCAGGGCGGTGATCCCCAGCGCCTGCAGCCGGTTTGGATCGAGCTGCACCCGAATTTCCCGTGTGACCCCGCCCGAGCGCCAGACCCTGGCCACCCCGGGCACCGTGAGCATGGCGCGAGTCACATCGTTGTCGGCGATCCAGCTCAACTCCTTGACCGAGCGGCTTGCGGAGAGCACTTCGTACTCGACCAGAGTCTCGGCATCTCGGCCGGCTTCTACCCGACGGATCACCGGCTGGTCGATATTCTGGGGCAATGAGGAACGAATCTTGGCAACGGCATCGCGCACATCGTTGACGGCTCGGTCAAAGTTGGTGCCAAGCAGAAACTCGATCTCGGTCGAGGAGGATCCGTCTTTAATCTGCGAGGTGATATGCCTGATGTTGCCGATGCCTGCCACCGCGTCCTCGATCTTGCGCGTCACCTGGGTCTCCAGTTCCGGCGGGGCTGCTCCCAACTGGGTGACGGTGACGGAGACCTTCGGCACCTGCACGTCCGGGTCGATGGCGATCGGAAGCTGGACGAAGGCAGCCACCCCAGCCACCGTCAACAGCAAGAATAAGGCGATGGTGGGCACCGGGTTGCGGATGGACCAGGCAGAAAGATTCCAGGTCATTTCAGCTCCTGGGCCACCGACCCGTGTTTTGGTTGCAGAGAACAATAATCATTATCACGCAAATTCGCTCAAGATACTCAAGTGGTGCTCAATCGCGCTTTTGCCAGGGTCTCTCCTGGAGGAACTTCCACAAATCCCAGGACTTGATTCGGAATGGCTCAAAGTTTGCCAGCCACGTGTCGACGATGCCCGCCTCCATCTGCGGCCGGCACTCCAGGACGAGCTGCCGCAACAGTGCCAGAGTCCGGTAGCCGAACCAGAGACGCGACAAGTGCTCCACGACAGCCGCCGCCTCGCAGCGGGGGAGTCCGCCCCGGGTCACCAGGTCGTCGAGCGCGAAGCGCATGTGAATGAGCGGCTCAGTGATCGATGGGTAAGGGTGTGCCGGCCCGTGTAGGAGGGCGACCTCGTCGTCGGTGAAATCTTCGTCCTGCACGAAGCGCTCGTACACCGTGCCGTAACCGCGCATTCCCAGATCGCGCATTTCACAGGCGCGGATGGCGCCCATCGAGCAGAGCCCCCAAACCCGCCATCCCTTTTTGAGGGCTGTGCGCAGCTCGAGGTGCCCGACAGAGGGGAACTGGTGGAAGATGCCATCGACGATCACCAGATGGCCCGGGGGAGACTGGGAGGTCAAGGCTTCGACGTCGCCGCGGCGCACCGGCGGTAGACAGGTCACATCCAATCGCAGGTGTTTGAGCGGTTCGATGCCCTGCAGCGTCGGGCCGACGAAGAACGTGCACTTATTCGTGAAATCGGGCATAGTCCCTCAGCCTCGGTCCAATCCGTCTGGTGCTTCGGTCAAACATCTCCAGGCGAGGCACGATCAGCTTGAGCACCTGTACCGGATCGTGCGGCTGGGTGAAGACGACCCGGCAGACATGCGCGATCCCCGCTTTCCGGATGGCGGCGACGAGCACCTCCCAGGCCGAGGACAGATCGCAAACTTCACCAGATCGATCGCCAATCGCTTCAAAGCCAATCATTCCTTCGGGGCGTGAGACTTTGGCTGCCAGTTTTCGGCTGAAGGCCAGCTCCTGCTCGCCGTTCATCTGGGCAAGCAGCCGGTGGCGCTCGATGAGATCGTCCCGCCCGCCATGGATGAACGACAGGCGCCCCTGGACCGCTTCGCAGATAGCGCGCACCGCGGCGATCTCCTTGAAAGGGTGGCATCCGAAGCCGCCGCAAATGTAGACGGCATCGACCGGGTCCGGCTCCATGACGTAGGCGGCGAAGTACGGCAACTCGAAGAGGTTCTCGACGTAGCGCAGCAGCAGGGTGAAACCGGCATCGCTGATCTGCTGTGCCAGGGCGGTCGGTTGCGGCGACAACGAAGCAATGTCCACCAGTACCGAGGTGTCGTGCAGGAAACAAAATGACTGGATATCCCGTTCGATCACCTCGGCCAGTCCGTGCACGCTTGCCTCCCAGACGGAGTTGCCGGAACACAGGCCATTCGAACTCGACCCAAAATGCCTCTGCACCCCCTCTACCGCCGGGGCAGGCACGTAGACGAGTTCTGCCGGCACCAGGCATCGCGTCGAGCTGAGCAATTCCTCTGCTTCCACGCACGGCATCGGGTCATCGAGAGTAATCTGGGCGCCGATGACAGGACAAAAATCAAGAATAGCTTCCGGTCGTCTCCTGCCGTCGAGGACGTCGCGCGGTGTGGCCATCACGTAATCGACGGCCGAACGCCCATACTCGGCCATGGCAAACTCAATCGCTTCCATGTATGCCCCGACGCGCGCCTCCTCAGGACGGAGCCCTTTGCCTGCATTGACGCACAGAGAACCAGGCAGCGCCGTGGGTCGGATACTGGCAAAAACAGGAATGCCGATGCAGTCTAACCGGGTGGTGTCCGTCACGCGGGTGATCCCCAAGCGGCTTGCAAAAGCCCGCGCCCGCTGGAGAGTTTCCGCGAGCGCAGCCACGCGCAAACTCGAACTCATCCTATACAAATCTGTAGTCTCAGTCATTTTTTAGCTTGAGGAGGTTTTCAACAAATTGCTAGCAAAGAGCACTGCGCAAAATGCCGGCTACTACCCGCAGCGGAGTGAATAGCCATCGCGCCATATCGCGAACGAGCTTGAGCGCAATGGCCATACTGCTCACTTCAAAGTCGAGTTAAATTCGTGACGTAAGGGCTCTGCTCAGTTGCGAGAAGCTTCAAGGAAACCACCGCCGCTGTGGTGTGCGGAACTAACCTCTGCAAACCCGCCGCCGCTGTGGTGTGCGGCACTCGCTTCGCTGAAGCCACCACCGCTATGATGTGCGGAGCTGGCCTCTACAAACCCGCCGCCACTGTGGTGCGCAGCACTTGCACCGAGCGAGCGAAGGCCAAGCAGCTCTTCAAAAAACAGACCGGATTTCCCATCGAGTTGCAGGGAAATCGTTTGGGATGCGGCAGTACCCGGCTTCACACTATTCGGACCGTAACAGTTAAGCATTGGCGTTTTTTCTCCAATCATGTGTTGTAGCAGACGTCACCATTTGGATCGGCCTGGCGCAAGACTAACCAGGTGATTTGGTGCTGTCAAGCTGATAAAACTGACGCTTACACAGAAGGAGTTCGGTTTGATATACCCCCCAGGGGGATGTCGCAAAAGCTCACATTTCGCTAAAAGTGTTGGAACGACAATAAACTTTTTATGTTTAAGAGAAGCATTTATAGATTGGTTTTGACGCTGACGCTCCAGATGCCGATGGGGAGATATGCTCGATGATGTTGCAACGCCGTCTGCTGGCTCTGACCCGGGGAGCGCGCGTTCGGCTTGCAGCGACGGCGGCGCTGGGACTGGCAGCCACAGGAACGTATATCGTCCAGGGTTTACTGACTGCGCGAGCGGTGGACCAGATCTTGCGAACGGGCTCCTGGTCGTCGATTCTGGACAGTCTTGGTGGGATTGCAGCCTGTATCGTCCTGCGGATCGCTCTTGTGTGGCTGCGCGAGGTGAGTGCGGTGGAGGTGGCATCGGCTGTGAAACAGATGCTGCGCACGCGGCTTTTCAACCGGCTGCTGTTGCTGGGGCCGGGCTATCTCGAAACCAGGCGTACCGGGGCGGTACAGGCAACGGTGGTAGACAGTGTGGAAGCCCTGGAAGGGTATATGGGCTACTACCTTCCGCAGGTGTGCATCGCCCTGTGTGCCCCGGCGCTGATCGTAAGCGGACTGTTCGCCCTGGATCCGGTGGTGGGTGCGCTGACGCTCGGTTGCGTACTCGTCGCTCCTTTCGGTCCCACACTCTATGACTGGCTGCTGGGGGACTATGGCCGCCGCCACTGGCAGGCCTACAGCCGTCTGGGTGCTCAGTTCCTCGACAGCATGCAGGGGATGACGACCCTGAAGGCGTTCAATGCGAGCGGACGCCGGGGGTTGACTTTGCAGCGCGAGGCGACGGACTTGTACCGGGCGACCATGGCACAGATGTCTTTGTCGCTGGTCGGTTCGGGTATTGCAGGCTTGGCCCTCAGTGCCGGTACGGCGCTCGCGGTCGGGGTGGGGGCGCTGCATCTGGCTGAGGGCAGCTTGAGCATTCCGGGTTTGCTGACCATTTTGTTTCTCTCAGCCGAATGCTTTCGTCCCCTGGCTGATCTCAATACGTATTGGCACCTGGGTTACAGAGGGATTTCCGCTTCCCCCGCCGTCTTTGAGCTATTGGAAGCACAGCCGGTGGTGGGCGAAGCGGCGATCTCGGGGTCGGTCGGAGCAGAATCCGGCACTCTGGCCGTTGGCTTCGAGAACGTCATATTTGCCTACACCGATGGGGAGCGTCCAGCCCTGGGTGGGCTCTCGTTTGAGGTGGGACCCGGTGAGACCGTCGCCCTGGTCGGGCGCTCGGGAGCGGGCAAATCGACGGTGGTCTCGTTGCTGTTCCGCTTTTTCGACCCGCAGAGCGGACGGATTACACTCGCCGGCCGAGATATCAGGGAGTA
Protein-coding sequences here:
- a CDS encoding efflux RND transporter permease subunit — its product is MTWNLSAWSIRNPVPTIALFLLLTVAGVAAFVQLPIAIDPDVQVPKVSVTVTQLGAAPPELETQVTRKIEDAVAGIGNIRHITSQIKDGSSSTEIEFLLGTNFDRAVNDVRDAVAKIRSSLPQNIDQPVIRRVEAGRDAETLVEYEVLSASRSVKELSWIADNDVTRAMLTVPGVARVWRSGGVTREIRVQLDPNRLQALGITALDVDAQIRSLNTNLPGGRGEVGTTEQAIRTLGSASTVEQLRTTQIALGDGRHARLDTLGRITDGESDPDNLAFLNRVPVVYLGAIRSSGSNLVAVEEAIDAKMRELARSLPAGVEIRKSWTNATFVRESYSASVEALLLGASLAVVVIWLFLRDGRATFIAGLAIPLSAIPTFAAMKLAGFTLNNMTLLALALVVGILVDDAIVEIENIIRHTAMGKSPFQAALDAADEIGLAVVATTLTIVAVFLPVAFMEGIQGQYFRQFGWSVAAAVLFSLLVARMLTPLMAAYWMQPLPHTEQKSWLVRAYDYLLIRALQHRNLTVVLAAGVFAMSLWLWPQVPTSLVNAADDGEINLYVLMPPGTPIEQTRQSALQMSALMEAHPAVDRVFSGVGTFGDKKNQNLFFIYLKPKEQRRLNEKQVEAELRKKLEQVPGVRLSFAGSSFTGGKELQIVLQSDDSIALERSGSLLVDQMRSVPGLTDVNLASELARPELRVVPNLARAADQGVSVEAIARTALVATLGDNPTSLAKFNLPGRQINIRVLLDPRFRQDLQAIENLQLTNGSGQLVPLKAVADIRLNTGISQIERYDRSRKVTVEANLAPGSELGPALARVHQLPALRNLPAGVREKATGDAEVQKDVFNGFGGAIAVAVLLVYAVLVLLFGGFLQPLTIMISLPLALGGALAGLLLLGKSMGMYALIGIVMLMGLVTKNAILLVEYCLMAMKGGRPRLEAIMSAGETRMRPILMTTVAMIAGMLPIALSLGAGAETRSPMAIAVVGGLITSTLLTLVVVPVVFTYIDDLEQWLFIHLDRTFQQDRRQAIQADIQPDLPVIARSLPAQEE
- a CDS encoding TfuA domain-containing protein, coding for MPDFTNKCTFFVGPTLQGIEPLKHLRLDVTCLPPVRRGDVEALTSQSPPGHLVIVDGIFHQFPSVGHLELRTALKKGWRVWGLCSMGAIRACEMRDLGMRGYGTVYERFVQDEDFTDDEVALLHGPAHPYPSITEPLIHMRFALDDLVTRGGLPRCEAAAVVEHLSRLWFGYRTLALLRQLVLECRPQMEAGIVDTWLANFEPFRIKSWDLWKFLQERPWQKRD
- a CDS encoding class I SAM-dependent methyltransferase; this translates as MQELSEAEYFLKKFHSLHPGATSSSFAHGQTLSGISSYERLLQVIPESEQPITVLDLACGDGFLLQKLVERQQVRLRLVGVDLSPEELDAAQARLGSAAAVLYCARAQALPLSDASVDFVLCHLALMLMDGICEVVASVHRVLKPGGVFSAVIVGEFQRGDAYEAFVQLLKNYLSEVNARGPRLGDPLTFSEQGLRSLFSAGTGFVEPIWIEDFVIRLDAPRNKVWEMLSLMYDVVLLSDAAKARLEAEFISAMGMLERADGSVPCSMGLRQITCTRL
- a CDS encoding glycoside hydrolase family 10 protein encodes the protein MLALVLWLASAPLILAAQAYPIVVVQPPEAGAWDTLRGRIERLNLRYRPLALADLSLERLAEAKVLFLPNLTNLTLDQANAIQQWVDRGGKLIVSGPLGTESPPEVREALTNLVGAYWIEPLNIVSRAEVQLVQPWTKLGNSTSAVRGGSLVRPVGSTANIAATWIGGLGNPAVLVNEDVTYLGWQWGTTSPTFDRDWLAAAIERFLPGAVGNQFKVAPVEATAMFKELEGVLGRVESALLTSDARSTAPEQFPPAYRDAIARAQRTLKELPAMLKDGLDTQARAAWEDAIEDLWAHYPTSQLAALPEVRAIWLDRGTIVKAGSEEGLTRIFDRLAQSGINTVFFETVNAGYTIYPSAVAPAQNPLIRGWDPLAAAVRLAHERKMELHAWTWTFAAGNTRHNALIGKSQDFPGPVLAAHPGWAQSGRKGNLRPAGQPEYWMDPANPEVRAYLQSLYEEILTNYDVDGLQFDYIRYPLQKNAGQYFGYSPAARRSFAQLTGVDPIDIAPEESSLWALWNRFKAEQVSSFVAESAEKLRRIKPRLIVSAAVFPNPPGERLRLLQQDWEAWAIQGNIDLLVPMTYALNTRRLQQLVEPTLPGVKEAPVLILPSLNLMSLPQVQLRDQLQAVRDLPSGGYSLFAAAHLADNHQQMLAQASSASNLLPYRDPLSTALERFTALKREWDFLLDRKQIWVAEYSLSEWRAQSKRTQAALETLSKQPSAGWMRTAREQVLAIRQGLGTWLGQEKILRPYRLQTWENRLDSLDTLLRYAQGRLERQVRAARTGR
- a CDS encoding YcaO-like family protein, encoding MSSSLRVAALAETLQRARAFASRLGITRVTDTTRLDCIGIPVFASIRPTALPGSLCVNAGKGLRPEEARVGAYMEAIEFAMAEYGRSAVDYVMATPRDVLDGRRRPEAILDFCPVIGAQITLDDPMPCVEAEELLSSTRCLVPAELVYVPAPAVEGVQRHFGSSSNGLCSGNSVWEASVHGLAEVIERDIQSFCFLHDTSVLVDIASLSPQPTALAQQISDAGFTLLLRYVENLFELPYFAAYVMEPDPVDAVYICGGFGCHPFKEIAAVRAICEAVQGRLSFIHGGRDDLIERHRLLAQMNGEQELAFSRKLAAKVSRPEGMIGFEAIGDRSGEVCDLSSAWEVLVAAIRKAGIAHVCRVVFTQPHDPVQVLKLIVPRLEMFDRSTRRIGPRLRDYARFHE